A stretch of Miscanthus floridulus cultivar M001 unplaced genomic scaffold, ASM1932011v1 fs_839_1_2, whole genome shotgun sequence DNA encodes these proteins:
- the LOC136533291 gene encoding uncharacterized protein At5g08430-like isoform X1, producing the protein MSGKRQRQEKDKMAEECCFICKDSGHDLRVCDSRNCLKAYHPVCVQNKDEGFICDWHICVQCRGRSDYQCLCCPLYSVCCACLGKVEFVQLRKQNKGFCRTCLNLAIAIEKNDPHVAKTDNYEILFKDYWEGIKDAEHLTLVDLEEASDILNRKLNCKEGANLERFPAVDHKSDENTSPDNGANDQTIPFDSKGKQIKANTSQKNKSNKRTYVGWGSRELIGFLSSFGKDTSKPLEELEIIGVVKGYIKEKKLYQDDKKLRFLCDDKLQPLFTRRKVRCKMIRRFLAVHLASNAVSEDERFCSSEDDDDAPVIKKRPRNSLEPKIAKRVSERSKRHFASLTQNNINLIYLRKTLVISLLMSQPDIFEQKVVGCFVRVKCGQKVHSYEIPRKAYLLGQVTGIMKSENEYKINDTCTNILLCVTGLLDDVSISMLSDEDLAEDECDDLISLAEKGLLKRATVAELEEKVATVHKDIVNHWIERELVRLERKIDIAQMKGLHVELVELLDQKKLLNTPAERRRRLEEVPEIVPDTEYREKETELQVAASNSSQESRGAAHQAVDSLNVLNGEPSKGATEQIHDCLNVLNKESSEAASKQVDATCEAPSEAHEACLSGVTPDPALHYQMDDTQVNADGSPTQAMNIDQDESDHSRQAAMAKINEVVEVIDLSSDDDEDPSTGQHKPEGKAMHALRAMNGDVHLEQREPAPATMNGVLQPEQRQPAHTAMNGVLRPEQHGPEHAATNGVSPSALLWQWHYRDPQGETQGPFTLMHMLHWKRLGFFNNEGFRVWKTGQTSEQAILLRDAFLLHL; encoded by the exons ATGAGCGGGAAGAGGCAGAGGCAGGAAAAGGACAAGATGGCCGAGGAATGCTGCTTCATTTGCAAGGACAGCGGGCACGACCTCCGCGTATGTGACTCCAG GAACTGCCTGAAGGCTTACCATCCAGTCTGTGTCCAAAACAAAGATGAGGGGTTCATATGCG ATTGGCACATATGTGTCCAGTGCAGAGGACGTTCTGATTATCAGTGCCTGTGCTGTCCACTTTACTCGGTTTGCTGTGCCTGCCTTGGAAAAGTAGAATTTGTGCAACTGAGAAAGCAAAATAAGGGATTCTGCAGAACCTGCTTGAACCTGGCTATCGCGATTGAGAAGAATGATCCTCATGTG GCAAAAACAGATAACTACGAAATTTTGTTTAAAGACTACTGGGAAGGAATTAAAGATGCAGAACATTTGACATTGGTTGACTTGGAAGAAGCTAGTGATATTCTGAATAGAAAGCTTAACTGTAAAGAAGGAGCAAATTTAGAGAGATTTCCAGCTGTTGATCACAAGTCAGATGAAAATACATCTCCTGATAATGGCGCCAATGATCAAACAATTCCTTTTGACTCTAAGGGCAAACAGATTAAAGCGAACACATCACAGAAGAACAAGTCAAATAAGAGAACCTATGTTGGGTGGGGTTCCAGAGAGCTAATTGGATTCTTGTCTAGTTTTGGAAAGGATACGTCAAAACCTCTTGAAGAACTTGAAATTATTGGAGTTGTCAAGGGGTacatcaaagagaagaaactataCCAGGACGATAAGAAACTTCGTTTCTTGTGTGATGATAAGCTGCAACCCCTGTTTACAAGAAGAAAAGTGAGATGCAAAATGATCCGTAGGTTCTTGGCAGTTCATCTAGCTTCAAATGCAGTTTCAGAAGATGAAAGATTTTGTAgttctgaagatgatgatgacgccCCAGTTATTAAAAAGAGACCTCGGAATAGTCTGGAGCCAAAGATTGCTAAGAGGGTCTCAGAAAGAAGCAAGAGACATTTTGCCTCCCTTACTCAGAATAATATCAACCTAATCTACCTGAGAAAAACTTTAGTTATTAGTCTTTTGATGAGTCAGCCAGACATATTTGAACAGAAAGTTGTTGGCTGTTTTGTTAGAGTCAAGTGCGGCCAAAAGGTGCACAGCTATGAAATACCTAGAAAAGCATACCTGCTTGGACAAGTAACAG GCATCATGAAATCTGAAAATGAATACAAGATAAATGATACATGTACAAATATTCTCTTATGTGTTACTGGTTTGTTGGATGATGTCAGTATATCAATGCTCTCAGATGAGGATTTAGCAGAG GATGAGTGTGATGATCTTATTTCTTTGGCTGAGAAAGGACTACTGAAACGGGCCACTGTT GCTGAGTTGGAGGAAAAGGTGGCAACAGTACATAAAGACATAGTTAATCAT TGGATTGAAAGAGAACTTGTGAGACTAGAAAGAAAGATCGACATTGCGCAGATGAAAGGGTTACACGTAGAAT TGGTGGAACTACTGGACCAAAAAAAACTTTTAAACACACCAGCTGAAAGACGGCGGCGTCTTGAAGAGGTTCCAGAAATTGTTCCGGATACAGAATACAGAGAAAAGGAAACTGAACTCCAAGTTGCAGCAAGCAACTCATCTCAAGAGAGTAGAG GTGCCGCTCATCAAGCAGTTGATTCTTTGAATGTTCTCAATGGGGAACCATCAAAAG GTGCTACAGAGCAAATACATGATTGTTTGAACGTTCTTAACAAAGAATCATCAGAAG CTGCATCTAAGCAAGTTGATGCTACTTGTGAAGCTCCTTCTGAAG CTCATGAAGCCTGCCTCAGTGGTGTTACTCCTGATCCTGCACTACATTATCAAATGGACGATACTCAAG TTAATGCAGATGGTAGCCCAACTCAAGCCATGAACATTGACCAAGATGAAAGTGACCACTCCCGGCAAGCTGCCATGGCAAAGATTAATGAAGTTGTAGAAGTCATCGATCTAAGCAGTGATGACGATGAGGACCCTAGCACAGGGCAACATAAGCCAGAAGGCAAGGCGATGCATGCTCTAAGGGCCATGAATGGGGATGTTCACCTGGAGCAGCGAGAGCCAGCACCTGCAACCATGAATGGGGTTCTTCAGCCGGAGCAGCGACAGCCAGCTCATACAGCCATGAATGGAGTTCTGCGCCCAGAGCAGCACGGGCCAGAACATGCAGCCACGAACGGCGTGTCACCTTCGGCGCTCCTGTGGCAGTGGCACTACAGAGACCCTCAAGGAGAGACCCAAGGGCCATTCACGCTGATGCACATGTTGCATTGGAAACGGCTGGGCTTCTTCAACAACGAGGGCTTCCGAGTGTGGAAGACGGGGCAGACTTCTGAGCAGGCTATCTTGCTTAGAGACGCCTTCTTGTTGCATCTGTAG
- the LOC136533291 gene encoding uncharacterized protein At5g08430-like isoform X4: protein MSGKRQRQEKDKMAEECCFICKDSGHDLRVCDSRNCLKAYHPVCVQNKDEGFICDWHICVQCRGRSDYQCLCCPLYSVCCACLGKVEFVQLRKQNKGFCRTCLNLAIAIEKNDPHVAKTDNYEILFKDYWEGIKDAEHLTLVDLEEASDILNRKLNCKEGANLERFPAVDHKSDENTSPDNGANDQTIPFDSKGKQIKANTSQKNKSNKRTYVGWGSRELIGFLSSFGKDTSKPLEELEIIGVVKGYIKEKKLYQDDKKLRFLCDDKLQPLFTRRKVRCKMIRRFLAVHLASNAVSEDERFCSSEDDDDAPVIKKRPRNSLEPKIAKRVSERSKRHFASLTQNNINLIYLRKTLVISLLMSQPDIFEQKVVGCFVRVKCGQKVHSYEIPRKAYLLGQVTGIMKSENEYKINDTCTNILLCVTGLLDDVSISMLSDEDLAEDECDDLISLAEKGLLKRATVAELEEKVATVHKDIVNHWIERELVRLERKIDIAQMKGLHVELVELLDQKKLLNTPAERRRRLEEVPEIVPDTEYREKETELQVAASNSSQESRGAAHQAVDSLNVLNGEPSKGATEQIHDCLNVLNKESSEAHEACLSGVTPDPALHYQMDDTQDGSPTQAMNIDQDESDHSRQAAMAKINEVVEVIDLSSDDDEDPSTGQHKPEGKAMHALRAMNGDVHLEQREPAPATMNGVLQPEQRQPAHTAMNGVLRPEQHGPEHAATNGVSPSALLWQWHYRDPQGETQGPFTLMHMLHWKRLGFFNNEGFRVWKTGQTSEQAILLRDAFLLHL from the exons ATGAGCGGGAAGAGGCAGAGGCAGGAAAAGGACAAGATGGCCGAGGAATGCTGCTTCATTTGCAAGGACAGCGGGCACGACCTCCGCGTATGTGACTCCAG GAACTGCCTGAAGGCTTACCATCCAGTCTGTGTCCAAAACAAAGATGAGGGGTTCATATGCG ATTGGCACATATGTGTCCAGTGCAGAGGACGTTCTGATTATCAGTGCCTGTGCTGTCCACTTTACTCGGTTTGCTGTGCCTGCCTTGGAAAAGTAGAATTTGTGCAACTGAGAAAGCAAAATAAGGGATTCTGCAGAACCTGCTTGAACCTGGCTATCGCGATTGAGAAGAATGATCCTCATGTG GCAAAAACAGATAACTACGAAATTTTGTTTAAAGACTACTGGGAAGGAATTAAAGATGCAGAACATTTGACATTGGTTGACTTGGAAGAAGCTAGTGATATTCTGAATAGAAAGCTTAACTGTAAAGAAGGAGCAAATTTAGAGAGATTTCCAGCTGTTGATCACAAGTCAGATGAAAATACATCTCCTGATAATGGCGCCAATGATCAAACAATTCCTTTTGACTCTAAGGGCAAACAGATTAAAGCGAACACATCACAGAAGAACAAGTCAAATAAGAGAACCTATGTTGGGTGGGGTTCCAGAGAGCTAATTGGATTCTTGTCTAGTTTTGGAAAGGATACGTCAAAACCTCTTGAAGAACTTGAAATTATTGGAGTTGTCAAGGGGTacatcaaagagaagaaactataCCAGGACGATAAGAAACTTCGTTTCTTGTGTGATGATAAGCTGCAACCCCTGTTTACAAGAAGAAAAGTGAGATGCAAAATGATCCGTAGGTTCTTGGCAGTTCATCTAGCTTCAAATGCAGTTTCAGAAGATGAAAGATTTTGTAgttctgaagatgatgatgacgccCCAGTTATTAAAAAGAGACCTCGGAATAGTCTGGAGCCAAAGATTGCTAAGAGGGTCTCAGAAAGAAGCAAGAGACATTTTGCCTCCCTTACTCAGAATAATATCAACCTAATCTACCTGAGAAAAACTTTAGTTATTAGTCTTTTGATGAGTCAGCCAGACATATTTGAACAGAAAGTTGTTGGCTGTTTTGTTAGAGTCAAGTGCGGCCAAAAGGTGCACAGCTATGAAATACCTAGAAAAGCATACCTGCTTGGACAAGTAACAG GCATCATGAAATCTGAAAATGAATACAAGATAAATGATACATGTACAAATATTCTCTTATGTGTTACTGGTTTGTTGGATGATGTCAGTATATCAATGCTCTCAGATGAGGATTTAGCAGAG GATGAGTGTGATGATCTTATTTCTTTGGCTGAGAAAGGACTACTGAAACGGGCCACTGTT GCTGAGTTGGAGGAAAAGGTGGCAACAGTACATAAAGACATAGTTAATCAT TGGATTGAAAGAGAACTTGTGAGACTAGAAAGAAAGATCGACATTGCGCAGATGAAAGGGTTACACGTAGAAT TGGTGGAACTACTGGACCAAAAAAAACTTTTAAACACACCAGCTGAAAGACGGCGGCGTCTTGAAGAGGTTCCAGAAATTGTTCCGGATACAGAATACAGAGAAAAGGAAACTGAACTCCAAGTTGCAGCAAGCAACTCATCTCAAGAGAGTAGAG GTGCCGCTCATCAAGCAGTTGATTCTTTGAATGTTCTCAATGGGGAACCATCAAAAG GTGCTACAGAGCAAATACATGATTGTTTGAACGTTCTTAACAAAGAATCATCAGAAG CTCATGAAGCCTGCCTCAGTGGTGTTACTCCTGATCCTGCACTACATTATCAAATGGACGATACTCAAG ATGGTAGCCCAACTCAAGCCATGAACATTGACCAAGATGAAAGTGACCACTCCCGGCAAGCTGCCATGGCAAAGATTAATGAAGTTGTAGAAGTCATCGATCTAAGCAGTGATGACGATGAGGACCCTAGCACAGGGCAACATAAGCCAGAAGGCAAGGCGATGCATGCTCTAAGGGCCATGAATGGGGATGTTCACCTGGAGCAGCGAGAGCCAGCACCTGCAACCATGAATGGGGTTCTTCAGCCGGAGCAGCGACAGCCAGCTCATACAGCCATGAATGGAGTTCTGCGCCCAGAGCAGCACGGGCCAGAACATGCAGCCACGAACGGCGTGTCACCTTCGGCGCTCCTGTGGCAGTGGCACTACAGAGACCCTCAAGGAGAGACCCAAGGGCCATTCACGCTGATGCACATGTTGCATTGGAAACGGCTGGGCTTCTTCAACAACGAGGGCTTCCGAGTGTGGAAGACGGGGCAGACTTCTGAGCAGGCTATCTTGCTTAGAGACGCCTTCTTGTTGCATCTGTAG
- the LOC136533291 gene encoding uncharacterized protein At5g08430-like isoform X3 — MSGKRQRQEKDKMAEECCFICKDSGHDLRVCDSRNCLKAYHPVCVQNKDEGFICDWHICVQCRGRSDYQCLCCPLYSVCCACLGKVEFVQLRKQNKGFCRTCLNLAIAIEKNDPHVAKTDNYEILFKDYWEGIKDAEHLTLVDLEEASDILNRKLNCKEGANLERFPAVDHKSDENTSPDNGANDQTIPFDSKGKQIKANTSQKNKSNKRTYVGWGSRELIGFLSSFGKDTSKPLEELEIIGVVKGYIKEKKLYQDDKKLRFLCDDKLQPLFTRRKVRCKMIRRFLAVHLASNAVSEDERFCSSEDDDDAPVIKKRPRNSLEPKIAKRVSERSKRHFASLTQNNINLIYLRKTLVISLLMSQPDIFEQKVVGCFVRVKCGQKVHSYEIPRKAYLLGQVTGIMKSENEYKINDTCTNILLCVTGLLDDVSISMLSDEDLAEDECDDLISLAEKGLLKRATVAELEEKVATVHKDIVNHWIERELVRLERKIDIAQMKGLHVELVELLDQKKLLNTPAERRRRLEEVPEIVPDTEYREKETELQVAASNSSQESRGAAHQAVDSLNVLNGEPSKGATEQIHDCLNVLNKESSEAHEACLSGVTPDPALHYQMDDTQVNADGSPTQAMNIDQDESDHSRQAAMAKINEVVEVIDLSSDDDEDPSTGQHKPEGKAMHALRAMNGDVHLEQREPAPATMNGVLQPEQRQPAHTAMNGVLRPEQHGPEHAATNGVSPSALLWQWHYRDPQGETQGPFTLMHMLHWKRLGFFNNEGFRVWKTGQTSEQAILLRDAFLLHL, encoded by the exons ATGAGCGGGAAGAGGCAGAGGCAGGAAAAGGACAAGATGGCCGAGGAATGCTGCTTCATTTGCAAGGACAGCGGGCACGACCTCCGCGTATGTGACTCCAG GAACTGCCTGAAGGCTTACCATCCAGTCTGTGTCCAAAACAAAGATGAGGGGTTCATATGCG ATTGGCACATATGTGTCCAGTGCAGAGGACGTTCTGATTATCAGTGCCTGTGCTGTCCACTTTACTCGGTTTGCTGTGCCTGCCTTGGAAAAGTAGAATTTGTGCAACTGAGAAAGCAAAATAAGGGATTCTGCAGAACCTGCTTGAACCTGGCTATCGCGATTGAGAAGAATGATCCTCATGTG GCAAAAACAGATAACTACGAAATTTTGTTTAAAGACTACTGGGAAGGAATTAAAGATGCAGAACATTTGACATTGGTTGACTTGGAAGAAGCTAGTGATATTCTGAATAGAAAGCTTAACTGTAAAGAAGGAGCAAATTTAGAGAGATTTCCAGCTGTTGATCACAAGTCAGATGAAAATACATCTCCTGATAATGGCGCCAATGATCAAACAATTCCTTTTGACTCTAAGGGCAAACAGATTAAAGCGAACACATCACAGAAGAACAAGTCAAATAAGAGAACCTATGTTGGGTGGGGTTCCAGAGAGCTAATTGGATTCTTGTCTAGTTTTGGAAAGGATACGTCAAAACCTCTTGAAGAACTTGAAATTATTGGAGTTGTCAAGGGGTacatcaaagagaagaaactataCCAGGACGATAAGAAACTTCGTTTCTTGTGTGATGATAAGCTGCAACCCCTGTTTACAAGAAGAAAAGTGAGATGCAAAATGATCCGTAGGTTCTTGGCAGTTCATCTAGCTTCAAATGCAGTTTCAGAAGATGAAAGATTTTGTAgttctgaagatgatgatgacgccCCAGTTATTAAAAAGAGACCTCGGAATAGTCTGGAGCCAAAGATTGCTAAGAGGGTCTCAGAAAGAAGCAAGAGACATTTTGCCTCCCTTACTCAGAATAATATCAACCTAATCTACCTGAGAAAAACTTTAGTTATTAGTCTTTTGATGAGTCAGCCAGACATATTTGAACAGAAAGTTGTTGGCTGTTTTGTTAGAGTCAAGTGCGGCCAAAAGGTGCACAGCTATGAAATACCTAGAAAAGCATACCTGCTTGGACAAGTAACAG GCATCATGAAATCTGAAAATGAATACAAGATAAATGATACATGTACAAATATTCTCTTATGTGTTACTGGTTTGTTGGATGATGTCAGTATATCAATGCTCTCAGATGAGGATTTAGCAGAG GATGAGTGTGATGATCTTATTTCTTTGGCTGAGAAAGGACTACTGAAACGGGCCACTGTT GCTGAGTTGGAGGAAAAGGTGGCAACAGTACATAAAGACATAGTTAATCAT TGGATTGAAAGAGAACTTGTGAGACTAGAAAGAAAGATCGACATTGCGCAGATGAAAGGGTTACACGTAGAAT TGGTGGAACTACTGGACCAAAAAAAACTTTTAAACACACCAGCTGAAAGACGGCGGCGTCTTGAAGAGGTTCCAGAAATTGTTCCGGATACAGAATACAGAGAAAAGGAAACTGAACTCCAAGTTGCAGCAAGCAACTCATCTCAAGAGAGTAGAG GTGCCGCTCATCAAGCAGTTGATTCTTTGAATGTTCTCAATGGGGAACCATCAAAAG GTGCTACAGAGCAAATACATGATTGTTTGAACGTTCTTAACAAAGAATCATCAGAAG CTCATGAAGCCTGCCTCAGTGGTGTTACTCCTGATCCTGCACTACATTATCAAATGGACGATACTCAAG TTAATGCAGATGGTAGCCCAACTCAAGCCATGAACATTGACCAAGATGAAAGTGACCACTCCCGGCAAGCTGCCATGGCAAAGATTAATGAAGTTGTAGAAGTCATCGATCTAAGCAGTGATGACGATGAGGACCCTAGCACAGGGCAACATAAGCCAGAAGGCAAGGCGATGCATGCTCTAAGGGCCATGAATGGGGATGTTCACCTGGAGCAGCGAGAGCCAGCACCTGCAACCATGAATGGGGTTCTTCAGCCGGAGCAGCGACAGCCAGCTCATACAGCCATGAATGGAGTTCTGCGCCCAGAGCAGCACGGGCCAGAACATGCAGCCACGAACGGCGTGTCACCTTCGGCGCTCCTGTGGCAGTGGCACTACAGAGACCCTCAAGGAGAGACCCAAGGGCCATTCACGCTGATGCACATGTTGCATTGGAAACGGCTGGGCTTCTTCAACAACGAGGGCTTCCGAGTGTGGAAGACGGGGCAGACTTCTGAGCAGGCTATCTTGCTTAGAGACGCCTTCTTGTTGCATCTGTAG
- the LOC136533291 gene encoding uncharacterized protein At5g08430-like isoform X2, which produces MSGKRQRQEKDKMAEECCFICKDSGHDLRVCDSRNCLKAYHPVCVQNKDEGFICDWHICVQCRGRSDYQCLCCPLYSVCCACLGKVEFVQLRKQNKGFCRTCLNLAIAIEKNDPHVAKTDNYEILFKDYWEGIKDAEHLTLVDLEEASDILNRKLNCKEGANLERFPAVDHKSDENTSPDNGANDQTIPFDSKGKQIKANTSQKNKSNKRTYVGWGSRELIGFLSSFGKDTSKPLEELEIIGVVKGYIKEKKLYQDDKKLRFLCDDKLQPLFTRRKVRCKMIRRFLAVHLASNAVSEDERFCSSEDDDDAPVIKKRPRNSLEPKIAKRVSERSKRHFASLTQNNINLIYLRKTLVISLLMSQPDIFEQKVVGCFVRVKCGQKVHSYEIPRKAYLLGQVTGIMKSENEYKINDTCTNILLCVTGLLDDVSISMLSDEDLAEDECDDLISLAEKGLLKRATVAELEEKVATVHKDIVNHWIERELVRLERKIDIAQMKGLHVELVELLDQKKLLNTPAERRRRLEEVPEIVPDTEYREKETELQVAASNSSQESRGAAHQAVDSLNVLNGEPSKGATEQIHDCLNVLNKESSEAASKQVDATCEAPSEAHEACLSGVTPDPALHYQMDDTQDGSPTQAMNIDQDESDHSRQAAMAKINEVVEVIDLSSDDDEDPSTGQHKPEGKAMHALRAMNGDVHLEQREPAPATMNGVLQPEQRQPAHTAMNGVLRPEQHGPEHAATNGVSPSALLWQWHYRDPQGETQGPFTLMHMLHWKRLGFFNNEGFRVWKTGQTSEQAILLRDAFLLHL; this is translated from the exons ATGAGCGGGAAGAGGCAGAGGCAGGAAAAGGACAAGATGGCCGAGGAATGCTGCTTCATTTGCAAGGACAGCGGGCACGACCTCCGCGTATGTGACTCCAG GAACTGCCTGAAGGCTTACCATCCAGTCTGTGTCCAAAACAAAGATGAGGGGTTCATATGCG ATTGGCACATATGTGTCCAGTGCAGAGGACGTTCTGATTATCAGTGCCTGTGCTGTCCACTTTACTCGGTTTGCTGTGCCTGCCTTGGAAAAGTAGAATTTGTGCAACTGAGAAAGCAAAATAAGGGATTCTGCAGAACCTGCTTGAACCTGGCTATCGCGATTGAGAAGAATGATCCTCATGTG GCAAAAACAGATAACTACGAAATTTTGTTTAAAGACTACTGGGAAGGAATTAAAGATGCAGAACATTTGACATTGGTTGACTTGGAAGAAGCTAGTGATATTCTGAATAGAAAGCTTAACTGTAAAGAAGGAGCAAATTTAGAGAGATTTCCAGCTGTTGATCACAAGTCAGATGAAAATACATCTCCTGATAATGGCGCCAATGATCAAACAATTCCTTTTGACTCTAAGGGCAAACAGATTAAAGCGAACACATCACAGAAGAACAAGTCAAATAAGAGAACCTATGTTGGGTGGGGTTCCAGAGAGCTAATTGGATTCTTGTCTAGTTTTGGAAAGGATACGTCAAAACCTCTTGAAGAACTTGAAATTATTGGAGTTGTCAAGGGGTacatcaaagagaagaaactataCCAGGACGATAAGAAACTTCGTTTCTTGTGTGATGATAAGCTGCAACCCCTGTTTACAAGAAGAAAAGTGAGATGCAAAATGATCCGTAGGTTCTTGGCAGTTCATCTAGCTTCAAATGCAGTTTCAGAAGATGAAAGATTTTGTAgttctgaagatgatgatgacgccCCAGTTATTAAAAAGAGACCTCGGAATAGTCTGGAGCCAAAGATTGCTAAGAGGGTCTCAGAAAGAAGCAAGAGACATTTTGCCTCCCTTACTCAGAATAATATCAACCTAATCTACCTGAGAAAAACTTTAGTTATTAGTCTTTTGATGAGTCAGCCAGACATATTTGAACAGAAAGTTGTTGGCTGTTTTGTTAGAGTCAAGTGCGGCCAAAAGGTGCACAGCTATGAAATACCTAGAAAAGCATACCTGCTTGGACAAGTAACAG GCATCATGAAATCTGAAAATGAATACAAGATAAATGATACATGTACAAATATTCTCTTATGTGTTACTGGTTTGTTGGATGATGTCAGTATATCAATGCTCTCAGATGAGGATTTAGCAGAG GATGAGTGTGATGATCTTATTTCTTTGGCTGAGAAAGGACTACTGAAACGGGCCACTGTT GCTGAGTTGGAGGAAAAGGTGGCAACAGTACATAAAGACATAGTTAATCAT TGGATTGAAAGAGAACTTGTGAGACTAGAAAGAAAGATCGACATTGCGCAGATGAAAGGGTTACACGTAGAAT TGGTGGAACTACTGGACCAAAAAAAACTTTTAAACACACCAGCTGAAAGACGGCGGCGTCTTGAAGAGGTTCCAGAAATTGTTCCGGATACAGAATACAGAGAAAAGGAAACTGAACTCCAAGTTGCAGCAAGCAACTCATCTCAAGAGAGTAGAG GTGCCGCTCATCAAGCAGTTGATTCTTTGAATGTTCTCAATGGGGAACCATCAAAAG GTGCTACAGAGCAAATACATGATTGTTTGAACGTTCTTAACAAAGAATCATCAGAAG CTGCATCTAAGCAAGTTGATGCTACTTGTGAAGCTCCTTCTGAAG CTCATGAAGCCTGCCTCAGTGGTGTTACTCCTGATCCTGCACTACATTATCAAATGGACGATACTCAAG ATGGTAGCCCAACTCAAGCCATGAACATTGACCAAGATGAAAGTGACCACTCCCGGCAAGCTGCCATGGCAAAGATTAATGAAGTTGTAGAAGTCATCGATCTAAGCAGTGATGACGATGAGGACCCTAGCACAGGGCAACATAAGCCAGAAGGCAAGGCGATGCATGCTCTAAGGGCCATGAATGGGGATGTTCACCTGGAGCAGCGAGAGCCAGCACCTGCAACCATGAATGGGGTTCTTCAGCCGGAGCAGCGACAGCCAGCTCATACAGCCATGAATGGAGTTCTGCGCCCAGAGCAGCACGGGCCAGAACATGCAGCCACGAACGGCGTGTCACCTTCGGCGCTCCTGTGGCAGTGGCACTACAGAGACCCTCAAGGAGAGACCCAAGGGCCATTCACGCTGATGCACATGTTGCATTGGAAACGGCTGGGCTTCTTCAACAACGAGGGCTTCCGAGTGTGGAAGACGGGGCAGACTTCTGAGCAGGCTATCTTGCTTAGAGACGCCTTCTTGTTGCATCTGTAG